A window from Bordetella petrii encodes these proteins:
- a CDS encoding TRAP transporter small permease, translating into MRQLRLAEQALFKGVSAIAQILLVASAAAAFYQVIARFILQAPSDWSEVLTRALLIWTVLLGVALAFRHGAMISVELLRNLLKGHRQRLLEHVIALICVAFLVFIAWIGGHMTYRVRFQNVPSLNISISWIYLAIPVGASLAAIAVLTRWLLGADEPAPVRNDAQG; encoded by the coding sequence ATGCGCCAGCTCCGTCTTGCCGAACAGGCCCTGTTCAAGGGGGTGTCGGCCATCGCCCAGATTCTGCTGGTGGCCTCGGCGGCCGCCGCTTTCTACCAGGTCATTGCCCGCTTCATCCTGCAGGCGCCCTCCGACTGGAGCGAGGTGCTGACCCGCGCGCTGCTGATCTGGACCGTGCTGCTGGGCGTCGCCCTGGCCTTTCGCCATGGCGCGATGATCAGCGTCGAACTGCTGCGCAACCTGCTCAAAGGACATAGGCAGCGTCTGCTGGAACACGTTATTGCCCTGATCTGCGTTGCCTTCCTGGTCTTCATCGCCTGGATCGGCGGGCACATGACGTACCGGGTGCGCTTCCAGAACGTGCCCAGCCTGAACATCTCGATTTCCTGGATATACCTGGCGATTCCGGTGGGCGCCTCGCTGGCGGCCATCGCCGTGCTGACGCGCTGGCTGCTGGGCGCGGACGAGCCCGCCCCGGTGCGCAACGACGCCCAAGGTTAA
- a CDS encoding TRAP transporter large permease: MSQLMILTMLIFFGLSVPVAVAIGLASLAGVSLGGLPWLVVAQQLYAALDKYPLVAVPFFILAGNLMEAGGISDRMVEFAKSVVGGVQGGLACTCVLTCMIFAAVAGSSVATTFAVGAILIPAMVRHGYPAPFAASLQASAAELGVIIPPSIPMILFAVSTDTSTGELFIAGVVPGILIGGALMLYVWLYAKRHGLGKMDGDGRLPLWQAFKRAWLALLMPVIILGGIYGGVFTPTEASVVAVVYAVLVGRFVYRKLSFRMLSGTLHRSVVSTSVIMFVIANAGVFSFLLNRAGVPDALGTWLSHLFHDKIAFLLGINAALFVIGMFIETSASVVVLAPLLLPVAMQFGIEPVHFGIIMVVNLALGMITPPFGVNLFAACAVAGLPLERLIRPLIPFVLVVIACLMVITYWPGLSLGLRDLVYAK; encoded by the coding sequence ATGTCCCAATTGATGATTTTGACGATGCTGATCTTCTTCGGGCTGTCCGTGCCCGTGGCGGTCGCCATCGGCCTGGCCAGCCTGGCCGGCGTGTCGCTGGGCGGCCTGCCCTGGCTGGTGGTGGCCCAGCAGCTGTACGCGGCGCTGGACAAGTACCCGCTGGTGGCGGTGCCGTTCTTCATCCTGGCAGGCAACCTGATGGAAGCCGGCGGCATCTCGGACCGCATGGTCGAGTTCGCCAAAAGCGTGGTGGGCGGCGTCCAGGGCGGCCTGGCCTGCACCTGCGTGCTGACCTGCATGATTTTCGCGGCGGTGGCCGGCTCCAGCGTGGCCACCACCTTCGCCGTGGGCGCGATCCTGATCCCGGCGATGGTGCGCCACGGCTACCCGGCGCCCTTCGCCGCGTCGCTGCAGGCCAGCGCGGCCGAGCTGGGCGTGATCATCCCGCCGTCCATCCCGATGATCCTGTTCGCGGTGTCCACCGACACCTCGACGGGCGAACTGTTCATCGCCGGCGTCGTGCCCGGCATCCTGATCGGCGGCGCGCTGATGCTGTACGTATGGCTGTACGCCAAGCGCCACGGCCTGGGCAAGATGGACGGCGACGGCCGGCTGCCGCTGTGGCAGGCGTTCAAGCGCGCCTGGCTGGCGCTCCTGATGCCCGTCATCATCCTGGGCGGCATATATGGCGGCGTGTTCACGCCCACCGAAGCCTCGGTGGTGGCGGTGGTGTATGCCGTGCTGGTGGGCAGATTCGTCTACCGCAAGCTCAGTTTCCGCATGCTGTCGGGCACCCTGCACCGCTCGGTGGTGTCCACCTCGGTCATCATGTTCGTCATCGCCAACGCGGGCGTCTTCAGTTTCCTGCTGAACCGCGCCGGCGTGCCGGACGCGCTGGGCACCTGGCTGTCCCACCTGTTCCACGACAAGATCGCGTTCCTGCTGGGCATCAACGCCGCCCTGTTCGTCATCGGCATGTTCATCGAGACTTCGGCTTCGGTGGTGGTGCTGGCGCCGCTGCTGCTGCCGGTGGCCATGCAGTTCGGCATCGAACCCGTGCACTTCGGCATCATCATGGTGGTCAACCTGGCGCTGGGCATGATCACCCCGCCCTTCGGCGTGAATCTGTTCGCGGCCTGCGCGGTGGCCGGGCTGCCGCTCGAGCGCCTGATCCGGCCCCTGATCCCCTTTGTGCTGGTGGTCATCGCCTGCCTGATGGTGATCACCTATTGGCCGGGGCTGTCGCTGGGGCTGCGCGACCTGGTCTACGCCAAGTAG
- a CDS encoding Bug family tripartite tricarboxylate transporter substrate binding protein, producing the protein MKRFLAALALAGTAGGLPAAHAAYPDQPIRIVVGYSAGGTTDILARVLGEQLGKELKQSIIVENKPGAAGNIAAAYVQDARPDGYTLFMATVSSHGINPALYKRTLGYDPVGGFVPVAMVASIPLVLVTTPKLPARSVDELVALARSKPGELNYSSSGNGSPVHLAGAMFAQQAHLDLVHVPYRGGALANTAVMTGEAQFSFATLPGAMSQLKAGNLRALAVTTQERSPQLPDVPALGENAAFKGYDINTWNALLAPKGTPQAVVDTLNAAIRKAMSSPGLRQHFEKEGAVPTASTPAELRDFIHGELDKWAAVVKSVNIRVD; encoded by the coding sequence ATGAAGCGCTTCCTAGCCGCCCTGGCCCTGGCGGGCACGGCCGGCGGCCTGCCCGCGGCCCACGCGGCCTATCCCGACCAGCCGATCCGCATAGTGGTCGGCTATTCCGCCGGCGGCACCACCGATATCCTGGCGCGGGTGCTGGGCGAACAGCTGGGCAAGGAACTCAAGCAATCGATCATCGTCGAGAACAAACCAGGCGCGGCCGGCAACATTGCCGCCGCGTATGTGCAGGACGCGCGCCCCGATGGCTACACACTGTTCATGGCAACGGTGTCCAGCCACGGCATCAACCCGGCGCTCTATAAGCGCACGCTGGGCTATGACCCGGTGGGCGGCTTCGTGCCTGTGGCCATGGTGGCGTCGATACCGCTGGTGCTGGTCACCACCCCCAAGTTGCCGGCCAGGAGCGTGGATGAACTGGTAGCCCTGGCCAGATCCAAACCCGGCGAGCTGAATTACTCGTCCAGCGGCAACGGTTCGCCGGTGCACCTGGCCGGCGCCATGTTCGCGCAGCAGGCGCATCTGGACCTGGTGCACGTGCCGTATCGCGGCGGCGCGCTGGCCAATACGGCGGTGATGACCGGCGAGGCGCAGTTCAGCTTCGCCACGCTGCCCGGTGCCATGTCGCAGCTGAAGGCGGGCAACCTGCGGGCGCTGGCCGTGACCACGCAAGAACGTTCGCCGCAACTGCCCGACGTGCCGGCGCTGGGCGAGAACGCCGCCTTCAAGGGCTACGACATCAATACCTGGAATGCGCTGCTGGCGCCCAAAGGCACGCCGCAGGCCGTGGTGGACACCCTGAACGCGGCGATCCGCAAGGCCATGAGCTCGCCCGGCCTGCGCCAGCACTTCGAGAAAGAGGGCGCCGTGCCGACCGCCAGCACGCCCGCCGAGCTGCGCGACTTCATCCACGGCGAGCTCGACAAATGGGCCGCGGTGGTCAAGTCGGTGAATATCCGGGTCGATTGA
- a CDS encoding enoyl-CoA hydratase, translating to MTSQRILQDRITENLIVEKRGPAGWITFNDPGRHNAVSFAMWEGLPIALRALAEDPAIRVVVLTGAGERAFVSGANISQFDTLRAGEQAVQAYEKVAEAAQLALYDYDKPTVARIRGYCIGGGLNIALCCDLRIASDDSSFAIPAGRLGLGYRMTAIRNLVTAVGPARALEIFLTAARYPAARAEALGLLHRVVGAVELDAAVQEYIAQIGANAPLTLHAGKKMIRQMQQLGPDVDLQAMNRLVMACFESNDYREGRKAFAEKRAPVFTGT from the coding sequence ATGACTTCGCAACGCATTCTGCAGGACCGCATTACCGAGAACCTTATCGTCGAGAAGCGCGGCCCGGCCGGCTGGATCACCTTCAACGATCCCGGCCGCCACAATGCCGTATCGTTCGCCATGTGGGAAGGCCTGCCCATCGCGTTGCGGGCGCTGGCTGAAGACCCGGCCATCCGCGTGGTGGTGCTGACCGGCGCCGGAGAGCGCGCGTTCGTCAGCGGCGCCAACATTTCGCAGTTCGACACCCTGCGCGCGGGCGAGCAGGCCGTGCAGGCTTACGAAAAGGTCGCTGAGGCGGCGCAGCTGGCGCTGTACGACTACGACAAGCCCACCGTCGCGCGCATCAGGGGCTACTGCATCGGCGGCGGCCTGAATATCGCGCTGTGCTGCGACCTGCGCATCGCCTCGGACGACAGCTCGTTCGCCATCCCGGCCGGCAGGCTGGGCCTGGGCTACCGCATGACCGCGATCCGCAACCTGGTTACGGCCGTCGGCCCGGCGCGCGCGCTCGAGATCTTCCTGACCGCGGCGCGCTATCCCGCCGCCCGGGCCGAGGCGCTGGGGCTGCTGCACCGCGTGGTCGGCGCGGTCGAGCTGGACGCGGCTGTGCAGGAATACATCGCGCAGATTGGCGCCAACGCGCCGCTGACCCTGCACGCCGGCAAGAAGATGATCCGCCAGATGCAGCAACTGGGGCCTGATGTGGACCTGCAGGCCATGAACCGGCTGGTGATGGCCTGCTTCGAAAGCAACGATTACCGCGAAGGGCGCAAAGCCTTCGCCGAAAAGCGGGCGCCGGTGTTCACCGGCACCTGA
- a CDS encoding FadR/GntR family transcriptional regulator, with product MARPKPSPDPLFDSLSRPDNLPDEIAQLIRQKILSQALEPGQRLPTEQELSQSFGVSRNVVREAIARLKLSGYIETRRGVGSFVAAEPGLHNFEILPADLLHADALEQVYQLRVEIEAGAAALAAQQRTEAQLATLRQALERVDAAGGDWRHGADRALDFHMAVCQATNNPYFVRLLSLFGRAIGDAVRTLRYSSTGTDRVAQIEAEHHRIFDAIVARDGEAARAAMRQHLSNGMQRRRALLQPPPDPRETGTS from the coding sequence ATGGCCCGCCCCAAACCCTCGCCCGATCCGTTGTTCGACAGCCTGAGCCGGCCCGACAACCTGCCCGATGAAATCGCCCAGCTGATCCGCCAGAAGATCCTGAGCCAGGCGCTCGAGCCGGGCCAGCGGCTGCCCACCGAGCAAGAGCTGTCGCAGTCGTTCGGCGTCAGCCGCAACGTGGTGCGCGAGGCCATCGCGCGCCTGAAATTGTCGGGCTATATCGAAACCCGGCGCGGCGTGGGCAGCTTCGTGGCGGCCGAACCCGGGCTCCATAACTTCGAGATATTGCCGGCCGACCTGCTGCATGCCGACGCGCTGGAACAGGTTTACCAACTGCGCGTCGAAATCGAGGCGGGCGCGGCCGCGCTGGCCGCGCAGCAGCGCACCGAGGCGCAGCTTGCCACGCTGCGCCAGGCGCTCGAGCGCGTCGACGCGGCCGGCGGCGACTGGCGCCATGGCGCCGATCGCGCCCTGGATTTCCACATGGCCGTCTGCCAGGCCACCAACAATCCGTATTTCGTCCGGCTGCTGTCGCTGTTCGGGCGGGCCATCGGCGATGCCGTGCGCACACTGCGCTACAGCAGCACCGGCACCGACCGCGTGGCGCAGATCGAGGCCGAGCACCACCGCATTTTCGACGCCATTGTGGCGCGCGACGGCGAGGCGGCGCGCGCCGCCATGCGCCAGCATCTTTCCAACGGCATGCAGCGCCGGCGCGCACTGCTGCAGCCGCCACCCGACCCGCGCGAGACAGGCACCTCATGA
- a CDS encoding CaiB/BaiF CoA transferase family protein, translating to MIFAPLDRFVVLDLSRVRSGPTAVRQFADWGANVIKIEEPSQVKDDKPGGAAKFSDYQNTHRNKRSLTLNLKHPEGKVVFMELVKRADVLVENYRPSVKRKLGIDYASLSQINPGLVYASISGFGQDGPYADRPGLDQIAQGLGGLMSVTGEAGRGPMRAGIPIADLSAGLFAAIGMLMALLDRERTGQGRWVQTSLLQAQVWMMDFQATRWLIDGEVPSQSGNDHPTSAPTGVYPTADGYINIAAMGSSMFARLCEVLEMPEMNDDPRFASAGLRVENRADLNREIIARTRCRTSAEWIERLNAAGVPCGPILSMDTAFQNEQVRHLVMTRRVNHPQRGDIDIMAPPLVFGGAERPPVTAAPETGAHSDEILGWLGLDAAARERLRAAGAV from the coding sequence ATGATTTTTGCCCCGCTCGATCGTTTTGTCGTTCTGGATCTGTCGCGCGTGCGTTCGGGGCCGACGGCCGTGCGGCAGTTCGCCGACTGGGGCGCCAACGTCATCAAGATCGAAGAGCCCAGCCAGGTCAAGGACGACAAGCCCGGCGGCGCCGCCAAATTCAGCGATTATCAAAACACGCATCGCAACAAGCGCAGCCTGACACTGAACCTGAAGCACCCCGAAGGCAAGGTGGTGTTCATGGAGCTGGTCAAGCGCGCCGACGTGCTGGTGGAAAACTACCGGCCCTCGGTCAAGCGCAAGCTGGGCATCGACTACGCGTCGCTCAGCCAGATCAACCCTGGGTTGGTGTACGCCAGCATCTCGGGTTTCGGGCAGGACGGGCCATACGCCGACCGGCCCGGTCTGGACCAGATCGCCCAGGGGCTCGGCGGCCTGATGTCGGTCACGGGCGAGGCCGGACGCGGTCCGATGCGCGCGGGCATTCCCATTGCCGATCTCAGCGCCGGGCTGTTCGCCGCCATCGGCATGCTGATGGCCCTGCTGGATCGCGAGCGCACCGGGCAGGGCCGCTGGGTGCAGACTTCGCTGCTGCAGGCGCAGGTGTGGATGATGGATTTCCAGGCCACCCGCTGGCTGATCGATGGCGAAGTTCCCAGCCAGTCGGGCAACGACCATCCCACCAGCGCGCCCACTGGCGTGTATCCCACGGCCGATGGCTACATCAACATCGCCGCTATGGGGTCGAGCATGTTCGCGCGGCTGTGCGAAGTGCTGGAAATGCCCGAAATGAATGATGACCCGCGCTTCGCATCGGCCGGCCTGCGGGTCGAGAACCGGGCCGATCTGAACCGTGAAATCATTGCGCGCACGCGCTGCCGCACCAGCGCCGAATGGATCGAGCGCCTGAATGCCGCCGGCGTGCCGTGCGGGCCGATCCTGTCGATGGATACCGCGTTCCAGAACGAACAAGTGCGGCACCTGGTCATGACGCGGCGCGTCAACCATCCACAGCGCGGCGATATCGACATCATGGCGCCGCCCCTGGTGTTCGGCGGAGCCGAGCGGCCGCCGGTGACGGCGGCGCCCGAGACCGGCGCGCATTCCGACGAAATACTGGGCTGGCTGGGGCTGGACGCCGCGGCGCGCGAGCGTTTGCGCGCAGCCGGGGCCGTGTGA
- the pcaD gene encoding 3-oxoadipate enol-lactonase, which translates to MSDLSFFSSSDGQRIAYRYDGEPGRPVLVLSNSIATTLHMWDGQVAELARHFRVLRYDARGHGRSDAPAGPYTVERLGRDVLELLDATGIRRVHFLGLSLGGMVGQWLGVHAPQRIDRLVLSNTSPYLGPAGQWDALIDSVLRAPDLAATADMFMGNWFPPAMRRDAPALVEPFRAMVMSTPAQGLAGNFAAVRDMDMRAALARISRPTLVIAGRHDTVTQASHGEQIAAAVPDARLAMLDTVHMPNLEMPAVFLAKVLEFLAE; encoded by the coding sequence ATGAGCGACCTGTCTTTCTTTTCCAGCAGCGATGGCCAGCGCATTGCCTACCGGTACGACGGCGAGCCCGGCCGGCCCGTGCTGGTGCTGTCGAACTCCATCGCGACCACACTGCACATGTGGGATGGGCAGGTGGCCGAACTGGCGCGCCACTTCCGGGTGCTGCGCTACGACGCCCGCGGCCATGGCCGCTCCGACGCGCCGGCCGGGCCGTACACGGTCGAACGCCTGGGCCGCGATGTGCTGGAGCTGCTGGACGCCACGGGCATCCGGCGCGTCCATTTCCTGGGCCTGTCGCTGGGCGGCATGGTGGGGCAATGGCTGGGCGTGCATGCGCCGCAGCGCATCGACCGCCTGGTGCTGAGCAATACCTCGCCTTACCTGGGGCCGGCCGGGCAATGGGATGCGCTGATCGACTCGGTGCTGCGCGCGCCGGATCTTGCCGCGACGGCGGACATGTTCATGGGCAACTGGTTTCCGCCGGCCATGCGGCGCGATGCGCCCGCCCTGGTCGAGCCGTTCCGCGCCATGGTGATGAGCACGCCGGCGCAAGGGCTGGCCGGCAACTTCGCGGCGGTGCGCGACATGGATATGCGCGCGGCATTGGCCCGGATATCGCGGCCCACGCTGGTGATTGCCGGGCGGCACGATACGGTGACGCAGGCCAGTCACGGAGAACAGATCGCGGCGGCGGTGCCGGACGCCCGCCTGGCCATGCTGGACACCGTGCACATGCCCAACCTCGAGATGCCCGCGGTCTTCCTGGCCAAGGTGCTGGAGTTCCTGGCAGAGTAG
- a CDS encoding LysR family transcriptional regulator — protein sequence MNAFTLHDLQCFDAVVRAGGFQAAAAALHRSHPAVFAAVAKLERQLGLALLDRGGYRVRPTEAGRSFHRRAQALLRELKGLHAHAAQLAMGQESELRVVIGDLCPRPATLALLGRYFAGCPVTRLDLHYEAVTGPWERLFDDQADLIVHRVDKSDPRIEWIDLCKVALVPVVAPGFLPFAPTRGLAPDQLRDCTQCIIRDTARHTDAGSYFVIEGAHQYTVPDQLMKKEIILQGMAWGHLPRFLIERELAKGQLQAITSRHLPGRTEELVAARRRDRPHGPVANRLWEFLQTQAGAFRAAAQPAAAAARKRAVGKR from the coding sequence ATGAACGCCTTCACCCTGCACGACCTTCAATGTTTCGACGCCGTGGTGCGCGCCGGCGGCTTCCAGGCCGCCGCGGCGGCGCTGCACCGTTCGCACCCGGCTGTGTTCGCGGCGGTGGCCAAGCTGGAACGCCAGCTGGGCCTGGCGCTGCTGGACCGCGGCGGCTATCGGGTGCGGCCCACCGAGGCCGGCCGCTCATTCCACCGCAGGGCTCAGGCGCTGCTGCGCGAACTGAAAGGCCTGCATGCGCATGCCGCGCAATTGGCCATGGGCCAGGAAAGCGAGCTGCGCGTCGTCATCGGCGATCTGTGCCCGCGCCCGGCCACGCTGGCGCTGCTGGGCCGCTACTTCGCGGGCTGCCCCGTAACCCGGCTGGACCTGCATTACGAGGCCGTGACCGGCCCCTGGGAACGCCTGTTCGACGACCAGGCCGACCTGATCGTGCACCGCGTCGACAAAAGCGACCCGCGCATCGAATGGATCGACCTGTGCAAGGTGGCGCTGGTGCCGGTGGTGGCGCCGGGCTTCCTGCCCTTTGCGCCGACGCGCGGCCTGGCCCCGGATCAATTGCGCGACTGCACCCAGTGCATCATCCGCGACACCGCGCGCCACACCGATGCCGGCAGCTACTTTGTCATCGAAGGCGCGCACCAGTACACGGTGCCCGACCAGCTGATGAAGAAGGAAATCATCCTGCAGGGCATGGCATGGGGCCACCTGCCGCGCTTTCTGATCGAGCGCGAACTGGCCAAGGGGCAATTGCAGGCCATCACCAGCCGCCACCTGCCGGGCCGCACCGAAGAACTGGTCGCGGCCCGCCGCCGCGACCGGCCGCACGGACCGGTGGCCAACCGATTGTGGGAATTCCTGCAGACCCAGGCCGGCGCCTTTCGCGCCGCGGCCCAGCCCGCGGCGGCGGCGGCGCGCAAGCGGGCCGTCGGCAAGCGCTGA
- a CDS encoding IclR family transcriptional regulator, whose product MPRRPAVPSVADLNAAAGGVATLDRALAVLAVFSGELPHPTLADIAARTRIHKSTVLRMLSSLEHAHFVAKLPDGRYALGPEIARLHLVYADSFSLEPLVMPVLRDLVAQTQESAAFYIREGGKRLCLHRVDSPRPVRDHIRVGDLLPLEHGAGGRVMLAYEGAPGEIYARIRREHVAVLAGDRIAEVAGVAAPVFGAGGQLAGTLTLTMPTERLDPAFAGPVLQAARQLTARLGGVFPAPEGAAA is encoded by the coding sequence ATGCCCCGCAGACCCGCCGTTCCTTCTGTTGCCGACCTGAATGCCGCCGCCGGCGGCGTTGCCACGCTGGACCGCGCGCTGGCCGTGCTGGCCGTGTTCTCGGGCGAGTTGCCCCACCCCACGCTGGCCGACATCGCGGCGCGCACGCGCATCCACAAAAGTACGGTGCTGCGCATGCTGTCGTCGCTGGAGCATGCGCATTTCGTGGCCAAGCTGCCCGACGGCCGCTATGCCCTGGGGCCGGAAATCGCGCGGCTGCACCTGGTGTATGCCGACTCGTTCTCGTTGGAACCCCTGGTGATGCCCGTGCTGCGCGACCTGGTGGCGCAAACACAGGAAAGCGCCGCGTTCTATATTCGCGAGGGCGGCAAGCGCCTGTGCCTGCACCGCGTCGATTCGCCGCGCCCCGTGCGCGACCACATCCGGGTCGGCGACCTGCTGCCGCTGGAACACGGCGCCGGCGGCCGGGTCATGCTGGCCTACGAAGGGGCGCCGGGCGAGATCTACGCGCGCATCCGCCGCGAGCACGTGGCGGTGCTGGCGGGCGACCGCATCGCCGAGGTGGCCGGCGTGGCCGCGCCGGTGTTCGGCGCGGGCGGGCAACTGGCCGGCACGCTGACGCTGACCATGCCCACCGAACGCCTGGACCCGGCATTCGCGGGGCCGGTGCTGCAGGCGGCCCGGCAACTGACGGCCCGCCTGGGCGGCGTGTTTCCCGCGCCGGAAGGCGCCGCGGCCTGA
- a CDS encoding enoyl-CoA hydratase/isomerase family protein — protein MTSTTDNLRVEQHRGWALIQINRPHKRNALDRATRTGLLAALRSLEQRARAVILTGSGSAFCAGLDLTERAADRAAGRDTGSAEWVELNAAIRAHPAVFIAAVNGVALGGGVTLMNSCDLALASAEASFACPELGFGAYASASGPTTQLSGIARKRAAWLLLTTDRLDAATFERWGLVNEVVAPAALLPRATGLAERLAAHDPTALSAVKQALDHIPAVVRDWREAMEYGQRVNADIRRHNNHTPIPTQETTP, from the coding sequence ATGACCTCCACGACAGACAACCTGCGCGTCGAGCAGCACCGCGGCTGGGCGCTGATCCAGATCAATCGCCCGCACAAGCGCAACGCCCTGGACCGCGCCACTCGCACCGGCCTGCTGGCCGCCCTGCGCAGCCTGGAGCAACGGGCGCGCGCCGTCATCCTGACTGGCAGCGGCAGCGCCTTCTGCGCCGGCCTGGACCTGACCGAGCGCGCGGCCGACCGCGCCGCCGGCCGCGACACGGGCTCGGCCGAATGGGTGGAATTGAATGCCGCGATCCGCGCGCATCCGGCGGTGTTCATCGCGGCTGTCAATGGTGTGGCCCTGGGCGGCGGCGTCACTCTGATGAATTCCTGCGACCTGGCCTTGGCCAGCGCCGAGGCCAGCTTCGCCTGCCCCGAACTGGGTTTTGGCGCGTATGCCAGCGCCTCGGGCCCGACCACGCAGCTGTCGGGCATCGCCCGCAAGCGCGCCGCCTGGCTGCTGCTGACCACCGACCGCCTGGACGCGGCCACGTTCGAGCGCTGGGGCCTGGTGAATGAAGTCGTTGCGCCGGCCGCCCTGCTGCCGCGCGCAACTGGCCTGGCCGAACGCCTGGCCGCCCACGACCCGACGGCGCTGAGCGCCGTCAAGCAGGCGCTGGACCACATTCCCGCCGTGGTCCGCGACTGGCGCGAGGCCATGGAGTACGGCCAGCGCGTCAATGCCGATATCCGGCGCCACAACAACCACACCCCCATTCCCACACAGGAGACAACCCCATGA
- a CDS encoding tripartite tricarboxylate transporter substrate binding protein: MNIRLSRRSMLALLGAAALAPAYGQQPYPSKPVTIVVPFAVGGSTDLVARLIGDQLGNALGQPAIVTNRTGGGGVVGWSNVARAEPDGYTVLTTEMSFAIAPGLLSNLPFNAKKDFTHITTAVQVPHVLVVNPGVPAKTVQELIALAKKKPGELFYGSGGNGTNTHLAAELFKDAAGNLDIVHVPYKGAGAVLADLMGGQVQMLITSLPTALPHIKSGKLRALMVASDKRSPALPDVPSAPEAGLPRMDIKFWIGFAAPAGTPQAAIDKLNQSIIATLRLPASQQRLEQMGLETIGNTPAEATRLVEQEMGRWAKVIKQRGIKVD; encoded by the coding sequence ATGAATATCCGCCTTTCCCGCCGCTCGATGCTCGCCCTGCTGGGCGCCGCCGCCCTGGCGCCGGCCTATGGCCAGCAGCCCTACCCCAGCAAGCCCGTCACCATCGTGGTGCCCTTTGCAGTGGGCGGCAGCACCGACCTGGTGGCGCGCCTGATCGGCGACCAGCTCGGCAACGCGCTGGGCCAGCCCGCCATCGTCACCAACCGCACCGGCGGCGGCGGCGTGGTGGGCTGGAGCAACGTGGCGCGCGCCGAGCCCGACGGCTATACCGTGCTGACCACCGAAATGTCGTTCGCCATCGCGCCCGGCCTGCTGTCGAACCTGCCGTTCAATGCCAAGAAAGATTTCACGCACATCACCACGGCCGTGCAGGTGCCGCACGTGCTGGTGGTCAACCCCGGCGTGCCGGCCAAGACCGTGCAGGAACTGATCGCGCTGGCCAAGAAAAAGCCCGGCGAGCTGTTCTATGGATCGGGCGGCAACGGCACCAACACCCACCTGGCGGCCGAACTGTTCAAGGACGCGGCCGGCAACCTGGACATCGTGCACGTGCCGTACAAGGGCGCGGGCGCCGTGCTGGCCGACCTGATGGGCGGGCAGGTGCAGATGCTGATCACTTCGCTGCCCACCGCCCTGCCCCACATCAAGTCGGGCAAGCTGCGCGCCCTGATGGTGGCCAGCGACAAGCGCAGCCCCGCGCTGCCCGACGTGCCCAGCGCGCCGGAAGCGGGCCTGCCGCGCATGGACATCAAGTTCTGGATCGGCTTCGCGGCCCCCGCCGGCACGCCGCAGGCGGCCATCGACAAACTCAACCAGTCCATCATCGCCACCCTGCGCCTGCCCGCCTCGCAGCAGCGGCTCGAACAGATGGGCCTGGAAACCATCGGCAACACGCCGGCCGAGGCCACCCGCCTGGTCGAGCAGGAAATGGGCCGCTGGGCCAAGGTCATCAAACAGCGCGGCATCAAAGTAGATTGA